One region of Microbacterium sufflavum genomic DNA includes:
- a CDS encoding SDR family NAD(P)-dependent oxidoreductase, which translates to MGGAEVSGTMDGLVAIVTGGASGIGAAIARRLHDDGATIAVLDRDTTNADERFAAFTADVSDRASVDAAVAAVAERFGRIDIVVNNAGIGAQGDIAANDDDEWARVLSINVTGIARVTSAALPWLRTSPAAAVCNTASIASTTGLPQRALYSASKGAVSALTRAMAADHLREGIRVNAVNPGTADTPWVGRLLDTAADPAAERAALEARQPHGRLVSPDEVAAAVAYLVGPGAGSTTGTFLEVDGGMAQLRLRPE; encoded by the coding sequence ATGGGAGGCGCAGAAGTGAGCGGAACGATGGACGGCCTGGTGGCGATCGTCACGGGCGGAGCCTCCGGCATCGGCGCGGCGATCGCCCGCCGACTGCACGACGACGGCGCCACGATCGCCGTGCTCGACCGCGACACGACGAACGCCGACGAGCGCTTCGCCGCGTTCACCGCCGACGTGTCCGACCGCGCGAGCGTCGACGCGGCCGTGGCCGCGGTCGCCGAGCGCTTCGGCCGCATCGACATCGTGGTCAACAACGCCGGCATCGGCGCGCAGGGCGACATCGCCGCGAACGACGACGACGAGTGGGCGCGCGTGCTCTCGATCAACGTGACCGGCATCGCCCGCGTGACCTCGGCCGCACTGCCGTGGCTGCGGACGTCGCCCGCCGCCGCCGTGTGCAACACCGCGTCGATCGCCTCCACCACCGGCCTCCCGCAGCGCGCGCTCTACTCCGCGTCGAAGGGCGCCGTGTCGGCCCTCACCCGCGCGATGGCCGCCGATCACCTGCGCGAGGGCATCCGCGTCAACGCCGTGAACCCCGGCACCGCCGACACCCCCTGGGTCGGACGACTGCTCGACACCGCCGCCGACCCCGCGGCCGAGCGCGCCGCCCTCGAAGCACGACAGCCCCACGGACGGCTCGTCAGCCCGGACGAGGTCGCCGCGGCCGTCGCCTACCTGGTGGGACCGGGCGCGGGCTCGACCACGGGCACGTTCCTCGAGGTGGACGGCGGGATGGCGCAGCTGCGGCTCCGCCCCGAGTGA
- the rbsD gene encoding D-ribose pyranase, protein MRKTSTTINPALSRVISETGHTDTIVVTDAGLPIPPGSERIDLAYRPGAPAFLDVLDTVLAELVVEGATVSAEVAEKSPEVLDALRERFAGMGFEIELVPHVEFKQRTRTARAFVRSGEFTPYANVILHAGVAY, encoded by the coding sequence ATGCGCAAGACGTCCACCACGATCAACCCCGCCCTGTCCCGGGTGATCAGCGAGACCGGCCACACCGACACGATCGTCGTGACCGACGCCGGCCTTCCCATCCCCCCGGGGTCGGAGCGCATCGACCTGGCCTACCGCCCGGGCGCCCCCGCCTTCCTCGACGTGCTCGACACCGTGCTCGCCGAGCTCGTGGTGGAGGGCGCCACGGTATCCGCGGAGGTCGCGGAGAAGAGCCCCGAGGTGCTGGACGCCCTGCGCGAGCGCTTCGCCGGGATGGGCTTCGAGATCGAGCTGGTGCCGCACGTCGAGTTCAAGCAGCGCACCCGCACGGCACGGGCGTTCGTGCGCTCCGGCGAGTTCACCCCGTATGCGAACGTGATCCTGCACGCGGGGGTGGCGTACTGA
- a CDS encoding GntR family transcriptional regulator: MTTVEDAIDRHSAAPMYDQLRQLIIDGIARDGLQPGDPLPGEHRLCERYGISRTVVRQALAQLEHEGLVERVKGKGTFVSRPRTSESLVHTLVGLYDDVERRGGHVHSDVLRHEQTVADEEVALALEVPVGSPVVALERLRHVDGEPWSLSTTWMPEAVGGVTLGADLTEGSLYRLLAMHGIVATHGVRSAEATVATHEQAQHLGVSAGSALLRLRSVSRSEDGTPIEYFIAYHRGDRSRFEFQLQQEQSQASLLHVDGDGGASPAGTVG; encoded by the coding sequence ATGACCACCGTCGAGGACGCGATCGACCGCCACTCCGCCGCCCCCATGTACGACCAGCTGCGGCAGCTGATCATCGACGGCATCGCCCGCGACGGCCTGCAGCCCGGCGACCCGCTGCCCGGCGAGCACCGCCTGTGCGAGCGCTACGGCATCTCGCGCACGGTCGTGCGCCAGGCGCTCGCGCAGCTCGAGCACGAGGGGCTGGTCGAGCGGGTGAAGGGCAAGGGCACGTTCGTCTCCCGCCCGCGCACGAGCGAGAGCCTGGTGCACACCCTCGTCGGCCTGTACGACGACGTGGAGCGTCGCGGCGGGCACGTGCACAGCGACGTGCTGCGGCACGAGCAGACCGTGGCCGACGAGGAGGTCGCGCTGGCGCTGGAAGTGCCGGTCGGGTCGCCCGTGGTGGCGCTCGAGCGGCTGCGGCACGTCGACGGGGAGCCCTGGTCGCTGTCGACCACGTGGATGCCCGAGGCCGTCGGCGGGGTCACGCTCGGCGCCGACCTGACCGAGGGGTCGCTGTACCGGCTGCTGGCGATGCACGGCATCGTGGCGACGCACGGCGTGCGCTCCGCGGAGGCGACCGTCGCCACGCACGAGCAGGCGCAGCACCTGGGCGTCAGCGCCGGCTCGGCCCTGCTCCGGCTGCGCAGCGTCAGCCGCAGCGAGGACGGCACGCCCATCGAGTACTTCATCGCCTACCACCGCGGCGACCGTTCGCGCTTCGAGTTCCAGTTGCAGCAGGAGCAGTCGCAGGCGTCGCTGCTGCACGTCGACGGCGACGGCGGGGCCTCGCCCGCGGGTACCGTCGGCTGA
- a CDS encoding amidohydrolase family protein: MRTLDSHLHLWDPEVLTYSWLEGPLAARFAAEEIEGARIDGSTEERAIFVQAGTAVDDELDEVRWVAGQAERLGVVGIVAGARLDRGTDTTVHLESLTAEPLVVGVRHILQDEPDAVALSSAFVTGAREVAAHGWAFDACVRSWQLPDVARLSAAIPELRMVLDHLGKPAVGTAHAPLAPTAEWERDLAELARHPQVYCKVSGLPAEAGGDWSLVQLEPFLDTAADVFGPERLMWGTDWPVSAVGPARTDAASDAPSTYQPTARSRWADAVSTWADSRGIDRAALFHDTAAAFYRL, translated from the coding sequence ATGCGCACCCTCGACTCGCACCTGCACCTGTGGGACCCGGAGGTTCTGACCTACTCGTGGCTGGAGGGGCCCCTCGCCGCGCGGTTCGCCGCGGAGGAGATCGAGGGCGCCCGCATCGACGGGTCGACCGAGGAGCGCGCGATCTTCGTGCAGGCGGGCACCGCGGTCGACGACGAGCTCGACGAGGTGCGGTGGGTCGCGGGACAGGCCGAGCGGCTCGGGGTGGTCGGCATCGTCGCGGGTGCCCGACTCGACCGCGGCACCGACACGACCGTCCACCTGGAGAGCCTCACGGCGGAGCCGCTGGTGGTGGGCGTGCGGCACATCCTGCAGGACGAGCCGGATGCGGTGGCGCTGTCGTCCGCGTTCGTGACGGGCGCGCGAGAGGTCGCGGCCCACGGCTGGGCGTTCGACGCGTGCGTGCGGTCGTGGCAGCTGCCCGACGTCGCGCGGCTGTCCGCCGCGATCCCCGAGCTGCGCATGGTGCTGGATCACCTCGGCAAGCCCGCGGTCGGCACCGCGCACGCTCCGCTGGCCCCGACCGCGGAGTGGGAGCGCGACCTCGCCGAGCTCGCACGCCACCCGCAGGTGTACTGCAAGGTGTCGGGTCTTCCGGCGGAGGCGGGTGGTGACTGGAGCCTCGTGCAGCTCGAGCCGTTCCTGGACACCGCGGCCGACGTCTTCGGGCCGGAGCGCCTGATGTGGGGTACCGACTGGCCGGTCTCCGCGGTCGGCCCGGCCCGCACGGACGCCGCCTCGGACGCCCCGTCGACGTATCAGCCGACCGCCCGCAGCCGCTGGGCCGACGCGGTCTCGACGTGGGCGGACTCCCGCGGCATCGACCGGGCCGCCCTCTTCCACGACACCGCGGCCGCGTTCTATCGCCTCTGA
- a CDS encoding fumarylacetoacetate hydrolase family protein, with protein MKFARLGTPGAEIPVLVEGDRYLDLRPLTSDVNGDFLAGDVAARVAAARDAGELPELPDAAGMRVGAPIARPSAVICIGMNYAAHAAESGSEPPTIPIIFLKTPNTVVGPNDTVTIPRGSEKTDWEVELGIVIGARAAYLDSPDEAMAHVAGFVAANDVSERDFQMAVSGGQWSKGKIAFGFNPTGPWLVTPDEVDHRALGLRSFVNGEPRQDSNTSDMIFPVEQIVHHLSQYVTLEPGDLILTGTPQGVALSGKYPYLAPGDVVEIEIDGLGRQRQEFVAWEAQK; from the coding sequence ATGAAGTTCGCGCGGCTCGGCACCCCTGGGGCGGAGATCCCCGTCCTCGTGGAGGGTGACCGCTACCTCGACCTCCGCCCACTGACATCCGATGTCAACGGCGACTTCCTCGCCGGAGACGTCGCCGCCCGCGTCGCCGCCGCGCGCGACGCCGGAGAGCTCCCCGAGCTGCCCGACGCTGCGGGGATGCGCGTCGGCGCCCCCATCGCCCGCCCCAGCGCGGTCATCTGCATCGGCATGAACTACGCCGCGCACGCGGCCGAGTCCGGCTCCGAGCCGCCGACCATCCCGATCATCTTCCTCAAGACCCCGAACACCGTGGTCGGCCCGAACGACACCGTCACGATTCCGCGCGGCAGCGAGAAGACCGACTGGGAGGTCGAGCTCGGCATCGTGATCGGCGCCCGCGCCGCCTACCTCGACTCCCCCGACGAGGCGATGGCGCACGTCGCCGGCTTCGTCGCCGCGAACGACGTGTCGGAGCGCGACTTCCAGATGGCGGTGTCGGGCGGGCAGTGGTCGAAGGGCAAGATCGCGTTCGGCTTCAACCCCACCGGACCGTGGCTGGTCACGCCCGACGAGGTGGACCACCGGGCCCTCGGCCTCCGCAGCTTCGTCAACGGCGAGCCGCGGCAGGACTCGAACACGAGCGACATGATCTTCCCCGTCGAGCAGATCGTGCACCACCTGTCGCAGTACGTGACGCTGGAGCCCGGCGACCTGATCCTCACCGGCACCCCGCAGGGCGTGGCCCTGTCGGGCAAGTACCCCTACCTCGCCCCGGGCGACGTGGTGGAGATCGAGATCGACGGCCTCGGCCGGCAGCGACAGGAGTTCGTGGCATGGGAGGCGCAGAAGTGA
- a CDS encoding ribokinase: MTPAHPGDRTGVVIVGSVTADVTTFSGRLPARGETILGDEFTLMLGGKGANQAVAAGRSGARTSFVGCVGDDLFHDLVVDGLTAAGVDLTHLRTVPGPTGIAHIRVDASAQNDIVMVPLANAALSTPQIDEALTALAPTTSVLLTQLETPSALTAHITARGREHGMTVILDPAPAAELPPALWRSIDIVTPNETEASLISGIEVTDAASAERAGRWFLAQGVGAAVVTLAGQGSCVVTAEGATVVPPFPVEAVDTTAAGDAYAGYLGAALASGSTLTDAVRLATAAGALAVTKQGASPSLPHRAEVDAFLTERETAPVAN, from the coding sequence ATGACACCCGCACACCCCGGCGACCGCACCGGCGTCGTCATCGTCGGCAGCGTCACGGCCGACGTCACCACCTTCTCCGGTCGGCTGCCGGCCCGCGGCGAGACCATCCTGGGCGACGAGTTCACGCTCATGCTCGGCGGCAAGGGGGCGAACCAGGCGGTCGCGGCCGGACGCTCCGGTGCACGCACGAGCTTCGTCGGCTGCGTGGGAGACGACCTGTTCCACGACCTCGTGGTGGACGGGCTCACGGCCGCCGGCGTCGACCTCACCCACCTGCGCACGGTCCCCGGCCCCACGGGCATCGCGCACATCCGCGTCGACGCGTCGGCGCAGAACGACATCGTGATGGTGCCGCTCGCGAACGCCGCGCTCAGCACCCCGCAGATCGACGAGGCGCTCACCGCCCTCGCCCCCACCACCTCCGTCCTGCTGACCCAGCTGGAGACGCCGTCGGCGCTGACCGCCCACATCACGGCGCGCGGCCGGGAGCACGGCATGACCGTGATCCTCGACCCCGCCCCCGCCGCGGAGCTCCCGCCCGCCCTCTGGCGCAGCATCGACATCGTCACGCCCAACGAGACCGAGGCGTCGCTCATCAGCGGCATCGAGGTGACCGACGCGGCGTCGGCCGAGCGCGCGGGCCGCTGGTTCCTCGCCCAGGGCGTGGGCGCCGCGGTCGTCACGCTCGCCGGACAGGGGTCGTGCGTGGTCACCGCGGAGGGCGCGACGGTCGTCCCGCCGTTCCCCGTCGAGGCCGTCGACACCACGGCCGCGGGCGACGCCTACGCGGGCTACCTCGGTGCCGCCCTCGCGAGCGGCAGCACCCTCACCGACGCCGTGCGCCTGGCGACCGCCGCCGGCGCCCTCGCCGTCACGAAGCAGGGCGCGTCGCCGAGCCTTCCGCACCGCGCCGAGGTCGACGCGTTCCTCACCGAGCGCGAGACCGCCCCCGTCGCGAACTGA
- a CDS encoding FadR/GntR family transcriptional regulator: MAVTDEAIEKIKAMIVSGELAPGDRLPPEKELSERLGLSRNSMREAVKALEVIRVLDVRRGDGTYVTSLEPHLLLEAIAFVVDMHDDDSMLEMFAVRRMLESQATGLAATLGSEEAIAAVQEEVAGIDAGVSIEELVDHDIRFHRDIVAMAGNAYLASLIEHLSSQTVRARVWRGLTEGGAVERTLSEHRAIADAIAQRDSALATSLATAHIAGVERWLRQAATA; this comes from the coding sequence ATGGCTGTCACTGACGAGGCGATCGAGAAGATCAAGGCGATGATCGTGTCGGGCGAACTGGCGCCCGGCGATCGCCTGCCCCCGGAGAAGGAGCTGTCCGAACGACTCGGGCTCTCGCGCAACTCGATGCGCGAGGCGGTCAAGGCGCTCGAGGTGATCCGCGTGCTCGACGTGCGCCGCGGCGACGGCACCTACGTCACGAGCCTGGAGCCACATCTGCTGCTCGAAGCGATCGCGTTCGTGGTCGACATGCACGACGACGACTCGATGCTGGAGATGTTCGCGGTGCGGCGAATGCTCGAGTCGCAGGCGACCGGGCTCGCCGCGACGCTCGGCAGCGAGGAGGCGATCGCGGCCGTGCAGGAGGAGGTCGCCGGCATCGACGCCGGCGTGAGCATCGAGGAGCTCGTCGACCACGACATCCGCTTCCACCGCGACATCGTGGCGATGGCGGGCAACGCCTATCTGGCCAGCCTGATCGAGCACCTCAGCAGCCAGACCGTGCGGGCTCGCGTGTGGCGAGGGCTCACCGAGGGCGGCGCGGTCGAGCGCACGCTGTCGGAGCACCGCGCGATCGCCGACGCCATCGCCCAGCGCGACTCCGCTCTCGCCACGTCACTCGCCACGGCCCACATCGCGGGCGTGGAGCGCTGGCTGCGGCAGGCCGCGACCGCCTGA
- a CDS encoding transaldolase family protein, whose amino-acid sequence MTPIAPRLYVDSADVDRVSRLLAAGVVYGVTTNPTILERGGRTAAEIPDLYARWVEEGAREVFFQTWGGDTASFLRNAEGIRALGDRVAVKVPATPDGFAAASALVRDGATVLVTAVYSVAQALAGAAIGARYLAPYLGRMRDAGVDGEVVIARMQEMCAGTDSNVLAASLRSAEDLVGLRRAGVPYFTAAPDVLDQVLFNPVSDASAAEFDAAMVRLGA is encoded by the coding sequence ATGACCCCGATCGCGCCCCGCCTGTACGTCGACAGCGCCGACGTCGACCGCGTCTCCCGGCTGCTCGCCGCGGGCGTGGTCTACGGGGTCACCACCAACCCCACGATCCTCGAACGGGGCGGCCGCACCGCCGCGGAGATCCCCGACCTCTACGCCCGATGGGTCGAGGAGGGTGCCCGCGAGGTGTTCTTCCAGACCTGGGGTGGCGACACCGCCTCCTTCCTGCGCAACGCCGAGGGCATCCGGGCGCTGGGCGACCGGGTCGCGGTGAAGGTCCCCGCCACGCCCGACGGCTTCGCGGCCGCGTCCGCCCTCGTGCGCGACGGGGCGACCGTGCTCGTCACGGCCGTGTACTCCGTGGCGCAGGCCCTCGCGGGCGCCGCGATCGGCGCCCGGTACCTCGCGCCCTACCTCGGCCGGATGCGCGACGCGGGCGTCGACGGCGAGGTCGTGATCGCGCGGATGCAGGAGATGTGCGCGGGGACCGACTCGAACGTGCTCGCCGCGTCGCTGCGGTCGGCGGAGGATCTGGTCGGCCTCCGACGCGCCGGCGTGCCCTACTTCACCGCCGCCCCCGACGTGCTCGACCAGGTGCTGTTCAACCCGGTCAGCGACGCCTCCGCCGCCGAGTTCGACGCGGCCATGGTGCGCCTGGGAGCCTGA
- a CDS encoding PLP-dependent cysteine synthase family protein gives MSDWTSTAIALLEADANRSADTHLHLFPLPAEWGIDLYLKDESVHPTGSLKHRLARSLLLYGLVNGRIREDTTLVESSSGSTAVSEAYFARMLGLPFITVVPRSTVQEKIDLIEFYGGTCHFVDRAEDMSPEAQRLASVCGGHYLDQFTFAERATDWRGNNNIAESVFSQLAQERHPIPRWIVMGAGTGGTSATFGRYVRYRRHDTRIAVVDPEGSAFYDGWAGTVDPPAGRPSRIEGIGRPRVEASFVPTVIDEMIQVPDAGSIAAIRLLRERTLHWAGGSTGTNLSGAFQLIARMRAAGETGSVVTLICDSGVRYANTYYSDEWVAQQGWDLAPHRARLEHFLATGVWAD, from the coding sequence ATGAGCGACTGGACCAGCACCGCGATCGCCCTGCTGGAAGCCGACGCGAATCGCAGCGCCGACACGCACCTGCACCTGTTCCCGCTGCCGGCCGAGTGGGGCATCGACCTGTACCTGAAGGACGAGTCGGTGCACCCGACGGGCTCGCTCAAGCACCGGCTGGCGCGGTCGCTGCTGCTGTACGGGCTGGTGAACGGGCGCATCCGCGAGGACACGACGCTGGTGGAGTCGTCGAGCGGGTCGACCGCCGTGTCCGAGGCGTACTTCGCGCGGATGCTCGGTCTGCCGTTCATCACCGTGGTACCCCGGTCGACCGTGCAGGAGAAGATCGACCTGATCGAGTTCTACGGCGGGACCTGTCACTTCGTGGACCGCGCGGAGGACATGTCGCCGGAGGCCCAGCGCCTGGCGTCGGTGTGCGGCGGCCACTACCTCGACCAGTTCACGTTCGCGGAGCGCGCGACGGACTGGCGCGGCAACAACAACATCGCCGAGAGCGTGTTCAGCCAGCTCGCCCAGGAGCGGCATCCGATCCCGCGGTGGATCGTCATGGGTGCGGGCACCGGCGGCACGAGCGCGACCTTCGGCCGCTACGTGCGCTACCGCCGGCACGACACCCGGATCGCGGTGGTCGACCCCGAGGGCTCCGCCTTCTACGACGGCTGGGCCGGGACCGTCGACCCGCCCGCCGGGCGCCCGAGCCGCATCGAGGGCATCGGCCGCCCCCGCGTGGAGGCATCCTTCGTCCCGACCGTGATCGACGAGATGATCCAGGTGCCCGACGCGGGCTCGATCGCCGCGATCCGCCTGCTGCGCGAGCGCACGCTGCACTGGGCGGGCGGCTCCACCGGCACCAACCTCTCCGGTGCGTTCCAGCTCATCGCTCGCATGCGAGCCGCGGGTGAGACCGGCAGCGTCGTGACCCTCATCTGCGACAGCGGCGTGCGCTACGCCAACACCTACTACTCCGACGAGTGGGTCGCGCAGCAGGGGTGGGACCTCGCCCCGCACCGCGCCCGCCTGGAGCACTTCCTCGCGACCGGGGTCTGGGCGGACTGA
- a CDS encoding L-fuconate dehydratase, whose amino-acid sequence MSRIVALDTTDIRFPTSLSLDGSDAMNPDPDYSAAYVIVRTDAEDDIEGHAFVFTIGRGNDVQVAAIDALAGHLVGRELEPLLDDMGGTFREIIGDSQLRWLGPEKGVMHMAIGAVINALWDIKAKRAGLPLWQLLARMTPEELVDLVDFRYLTNALTRDEALDILRAAEPGRAEREQQLLATGYPGYTTSPGWLGYSDEKLERLAREAMADGFTQIKLKVGADLQDDIRRFRKAREVCGPDFPIAIDANQRWEVSEAIEWVNALAEFHPAWIEEPTSPDDILGHAEIARGVAPIRVATGEHAQNRMIFKQLLQADAISVMQIDAVRVAGVNENIANLLLAAKFDVPVCPHAGGVGLCEAVQHLSMFDFVAVSGTREGRLIEFVDHLHEHFVVPTDIQGGSYMAPTAPGTGMEMKADSIAEYTWTGAHVGA is encoded by the coding sequence GTGAGCCGTATCGTCGCCCTCGACACCACCGACATCCGCTTCCCTACGTCCCTGAGCCTGGACGGGTCGGACGCGATGAACCCCGACCCCGACTACTCCGCCGCGTACGTCATCGTGCGCACGGATGCGGAGGACGACATCGAGGGGCACGCGTTCGTGTTCACGATCGGACGGGGCAACGACGTGCAGGTGGCTGCGATCGACGCCCTCGCGGGGCACCTGGTCGGCCGGGAGCTCGAGCCGCTGCTCGACGACATGGGCGGCACCTTCCGCGAGATCATCGGCGACTCGCAGCTGCGCTGGCTCGGGCCGGAGAAGGGCGTCATGCACATGGCCATCGGCGCCGTGATCAACGCGCTGTGGGACATCAAGGCCAAGCGCGCGGGCCTGCCGCTGTGGCAGCTCCTCGCCCGGATGACGCCGGAGGAGCTGGTCGACCTGGTCGACTTCCGCTACCTCACCAACGCCCTCACCCGCGACGAGGCGCTGGACATCCTCCGCGCCGCCGAGCCCGGCCGCGCCGAGCGCGAGCAGCAGCTGCTCGCCACCGGCTACCCCGGCTACACCACCAGCCCGGGGTGGCTGGGCTACTCCGACGAGAAGCTCGAGCGCCTGGCGCGCGAGGCGATGGCCGACGGCTTCACGCAGATCAAGCTCAAGGTCGGCGCCGACCTGCAGGACGACATCCGCCGCTTCCGCAAGGCGCGCGAGGTGTGCGGCCCCGACTTCCCGATCGCGATCGATGCCAACCAGCGCTGGGAGGTGTCGGAGGCGATCGAGTGGGTGAACGCCCTCGCCGAGTTCCACCCCGCCTGGATCGAGGAGCCCACGAGCCCCGACGACATCCTCGGGCACGCCGAGATCGCCCGCGGGGTGGCGCCCATCCGCGTCGCCACCGGCGAGCACGCGCAGAACCGCATGATCTTCAAGCAGCTGCTGCAGGCCGACGCGATCTCCGTCATGCAGATCGACGCCGTGCGCGTGGCCGGGGTCAACGAGAACATCGCGAACCTGCTGCTCGCCGCGAAGTTCGACGTGCCGGTCTGCCCGCACGCCGGCGGCGTCGGGCTGTGCGAGGCCGTGCAGCACCTGTCGATGTTCGACTTCGTCGCCGTCTCGGGCACGCGCGAGGGCCGGCTGATCGAGTTCGTCGACCACCTGCACGAGCACTTCGTCGTGCCGACCGACATCCAGGGCGGCTCGTACATGGCGCCCACCGCGCCGGGTACCGGCATGGAGATGAAGGCCGACAGCATCGCCGAGTACACCTGGACGGGTGCGCATGTCGGTGCCTGA
- a CDS encoding FHA domain-containing protein encodes MIRLDIDLEVEHRGPDDDTPTRFTVHAAGREVVVTIADTSTLGGMGRRDLAQLAPVADGLARRGIRVRVEGPRGTLVEFGDVRSGPVGRAVAGSPHIRLGHLTTLLTELQRRDRDRGGGSLLSIPPGTLFPLVPTVVRHVRRRVTTTHYLPGSGRPRLIFSVGSGDWDRSRPREFDLLPDRTVIGSSPDADLRLDGLEAVHAEIRHNEDDEYVLYPHAPTGGGWPNLPHSSDGARILRTGSRIELGTWRLAYYREEFADHGRPFGGRQGGEYEFQKQQPVRPYGSGELG; translated from the coding sequence ATGATCCGCCTCGACATCGACCTGGAGGTCGAGCACCGCGGGCCGGACGACGACACCCCCACGCGGTTCACCGTGCACGCGGCGGGACGCGAGGTCGTCGTCACGATCGCGGACACGTCCACCCTCGGCGGCATGGGTCGCCGCGACCTCGCGCAGCTCGCCCCCGTCGCGGACGGCCTCGCGCGCCGCGGCATCCGGGTGCGGGTGGAGGGACCGCGCGGCACCCTGGTGGAGTTCGGCGACGTGCGGTCGGGACCCGTGGGTCGCGCGGTCGCGGGATCACCGCACATCCGGCTCGGCCACCTCACCACGTTGCTGACGGAACTGCAGCGCCGCGACCGCGACCGCGGCGGCGGCTCGCTGCTCTCCATCCCGCCCGGCACGCTGTTCCCGCTCGTGCCCACCGTGGTGCGCCACGTCCGCCGCCGCGTGACCACGACGCACTACCTGCCCGGCTCGGGACGCCCGCGCCTGATCTTCTCGGTCGGCTCGGGCGACTGGGACCGCAGCCGTCCGCGCGAGTTCGATCTGCTGCCCGACCGGACCGTGATCGGCTCGAGTCCCGACGCCGATCTGCGGCTCGACGGACTCGAAGCGGTGCACGCCGAGATCCGGCACAACGAGGACGACGAGTACGTGCTGTACCCGCACGCCCCCACCGGCGGCGGGTGGCCGAACCTGCCGCACAGCTCGGACGGCGCGCGCATCCTCCGCACGGGCTCGCGGATCGAGCTGGGCACCTGGCGCCTCGCCTACTACCGGGAGGAGTTCGCCGACCACGGTCGTCCGTTCGGCGGGCGTCAGGGCGGGGAATACGAGTTCCAGAAGCAGCAGCCGGTGCGACCCTACGGCTCCGGCGAGCTCGGCTGA
- a CDS encoding DUF4397 domain-containing protein, whose amino-acid sequence MRRITTAGLVVGLLAAAALATPATAATTGSAQLSVLHAIPNTPVDVYVNGERTIDDFQPGSLAGPLELPAGSYEVALTAPDAADASAPVLGPATLTLTAGANYTAVAHLTEAGDPGLNLFTNDTSPTAPGQGRLTVRHVAAAPAVDILAGGSPVVEDLTNPNEATLNLPAGNVSAAVALAGTTDPVLGPQDVAVQDGVLTILYAWGSAEEGTLAIAAQTVSGLHTNPGGVPSGTAGYAAQRDADTVIVLATALIGLAMIAAAGATVAVRRQRIARR is encoded by the coding sequence GTGCGAAGAATCACCACAGCCGGCCTCGTCGTCGGACTACTGGCCGCAGCGGCCCTGGCCACGCCCGCGACCGCCGCGACCACCGGCAGCGCCCAGCTCTCGGTGCTGCACGCCATCCCGAACACCCCGGTCGACGTGTACGTCAACGGCGAGCGCACCATCGACGACTTCCAGCCCGGCTCACTGGCCGGTCCGCTGGAACTCCCCGCCGGCAGCTACGAGGTCGCGCTGACCGCGCCGGACGCGGCCGACGCGAGTGCGCCCGTGCTCGGCCCGGCGACGCTGACCCTCACGGCCGGTGCCAACTACACCGCCGTCGCGCACCTCACCGAGGCGGGCGACCCCGGGCTGAACCTCTTCACGAACGACACGTCCCCCACCGCACCCGGCCAGGGGCGGCTCACGGTCCGTCACGTCGCGGCCGCGCCCGCCGTCGACATCCTCGCCGGCGGCTCACCGGTGGTCGAGGACCTGACCAACCCGAACGAGGCGACGCTGAACCTGCCCGCCGGGAACGTCTCGGCCGCCGTCGCCCTCGCCGGCACCACCGACCCCGTGCTCGGCCCGCAGGACGTGGCGGTGCAGGACGGCGTGCTCACGATCCTGTACGCGTGGGGCAGCGCCGAGGAGGGCACCCTCGCCATCGCCGCACAGACGGTCTCGGGACTGCACACCAACCCCGGCGGCGTGCCCTCCGGCACCGCGGGCTACGCGGCGCAGCGGGACGCCGACACCGTCATCGTCCTGGCGACGGCACTGATCGGCCTGGCGATGATCGCGGCTGCGGGTGCGACCGTCGCCGTGCGTCGTCAGCGGATCGCGCGCCGATGA